Proteins from one Xenopus tropicalis strain Nigerian chromosome 1, UCB_Xtro_10.0, whole genome shotgun sequence genomic window:
- the aadat gene encoding kynurenine/alpha-aminoadipate aminotransferase, mitochondrial (The RefSeq protein has 1 substitution compared to this genomic sequence), with protein sequence MNYACFLNAVSAARRESPIRALTDRLATLPPSVISLAGGVPNPDTFPLKSASVNLSDGTKIDIGSTLMKRALQYSATAGVPELITWLKDLQKKLHNPPTMTYSPDKGKMELCVTSGSQEGLSKVFEMLVSPGDNVLLDAPTYSGTIAALKPLGCNLIGVPTDQHGIVPQALKDILSKWSPEDSGKPEKKNPKLLYTIPNGGNPTGASLSTERKIEIYQLAQQYDLIIIEDDPYYFLQFNKEFAPSFLSMDIDGRVIRADSMSKILSSGLRIGYVTGPKPLIDRVILHMQVSTMHTSAFSQILILELLSKWGVEGFMEHIEGVKKFYQTQRDALLASAEKWLTGLAEWHSPSAGMFLWIRIKDVPDTHKMIMQKAISKEILLVPGSAFNLNSADSSSYVRASFSLSSPEQMDEGFKRLASLIVEETKARS encoded by the exons ATGAATTATGCACGCTTTCTCAACGCAGTGAGTGCTGCCAGAAGAGAATCTCCCATAAGAGCACTGA CTGATCGTTTGGCAACGTTGCCACCATCTGTGATATCTCTTGCCGGAGGAGTTCCCAATCCAGATACTTTTCCTCTGAAATCAGCCAGTGTGAATCTGAGTGATGGAACGAAGATTGATATTGGGTCAACCTTGATGAAGAGAGCTCTACAGTATTCAGCAACAGCTGG agtTCCGGAATTAATTACTTGGTTAAAAGATCTTCAGAAGAAGTTGCATAACCCACCAACAATGACTTACAGTCCTGACAAAGGGAAAATGGAGCTTTGTGTAACCTCTGGCAGCCAGGAGGGACTCTCTAAG GTATTTGAAATGCTTGTAAGCCCTGGGGACAATGTTCTTTTAGATGCACCAACCTATTCAGGAACAATTGCAGCG CTTAAACCATTGGGCTGCAACCTCATTGGTGTTCCAACTGACCAGCATGGCATTGTACCTCAAGCACTTAAAGATATTCTTTCAAAATGGAGTCCGGAAGATTCAGGCAAACCAGAAAAGAAAAATCCCAAACTCCTATATACAATTCCAAATGGTGGTAACCCAACTGGAGCCTCTCTTAGCACTGAACGTAAAATCGAAATCTACCAG CTTGCTCAACAATATGATCTAATTATTATTGAAGATGACCCCTATTACTTTCTTCAGTTTAACAAG GAGTTTGCCCCTTCTTTCCTTTCAATGGATATTGATGGTCGGGTTATCAGAGCTGACTCCATGTCAAAAATCCTGTCTTCTGG ACTAAGGATTGGCTATGTAACAGGTCCAAAACCACTCATTGACAGAGTCATTCTGCACATGCAAGTCTCAACAATGCACACCAGTGCTTTCTCCCAG attttaataTTGGAGTTGCTCAGTAAATGGGGAGTAGAAGGCTTTATGGAGCACATTGAAGG TGTAAAAAAGTTCTATCAGACTCAACGTGATGCATTACTTGCTTCTGCAGAAAAGTGGCTAACAG GTTTAGCAGAATGGCACAGCCCATCAGCAGGTATGTTCTTGTGGATTAGGATCAAAGATGTGCCAGATACCCATAAAATGATTATGCAGAAAGCAATTAGTAAAGAG ATTCTTCTGGTTCCTGGGTCAGCATTTAATCTAAACAGCGCAGATTCCAGTTCATATGTAAGAGCCTCTTTCTCACTGTCCTCTCCAGAGCAGATGGATGAA GGTTTCAAGAGATTGGCATCCCTCATTGTTGAAGAAACAAAGGCAAGAAGCTAA
- the aadat gene encoding kynurenine/alpha-aminoadipate aminotransferase, mitochondrial isoform X2: MNYARFLNAVSAARRESPIRALTDRLATLPPSVISLAGGVPNPDTFPLKSASVNLSDGTKIDIGSTLMKRALQYSATAGVPELITWLKDLQKKLHNPPTMTYSPDKGKMELCVTSGSQEGLSKVFEMLVSPGDNVLLDAPTYSGTIAALKPLGCNLIGVPTDQHGIVPQALKDILSKWSPEDSGKPEKKNPKLLYTIPNGGNPTGASLSTERKIEIYQLAQQYDLIIIEDDPYYFLQFNKEFAPSFLSMDIDGRVIRADSMSKILSSGLRIGYVTGPKPLIDRVILHMQVSTMHTSAFSQILILELLSKWGVEGFMEHIEGVKKFYQTQRDALLASAEKWLTGLAEWHSPSAGMFLWIRIKDVPDTHKMIMQKAISKEILLVPGSAFNLNSADSSSYVRASFSLSSPEQMDEGFKRLASLIVEETKARS; encoded by the exons ATGAATTATGCACGCTTTCTCAACGCAGTGAGTGCTGCCAGAAGAGAATCTCCCATAAGAGCACTGA CTGATCGTTTGGCAACGTTGCCACCATCTGTGATATCTCTTGCCGGAGGAGTTCCCAATCCAGATACTTTTCCTCTGAAATCAGCCAGTGTGAATCTGAGTGATGGAACGAAGATTGATATTGGGTCAACCTTGATGAAGAGAGCTCTACAGTATTCAGCAACAGCTGG agtTCCGGAATTAATTACTTGGTTAAAAGATCTTCAGAAGAAGTTGCATAACCCACCAACAATGACTTACAGTCCTGACAAAGGGAAAATGGAGCTTTGTGTAACCTCTGGCAGCCAGGAGGGACTCTCTAAG GTATTTGAAATGCTTGTAAGCCCTGGGGACAATGTTCTTTTAGATGCACCAACCTATTCAGGAACAATTGCAGCG CTTAAACCATTGGGCTGCAACCTCATTGGTGTTCCAACTGACCAGCATGGCATTGTACCTCAAGCACTTAAAGATATTCTTTCAAAATGGAGTCCGGAAGATTCAGGCAAACCAGAAAAGAAAAATCCCAAACTCCTATATACAATTCCAAATGGTGGTAACCCAACTGGAGCCTCTCTTAGCACTGAACGTAAAATCGAAATCTACCAG CTTGCTCAACAATATGATCTAATTATTATTGAAGATGACCCCTATTACTTTCTTCAGTTTAACAAG GAGTTTGCCCCTTCTTTCCTTTCAATGGATATTGATGGTCGGGTTATCAGAGCTGACTCCATGTCAAAAATCCTGTCTTCTGG ACTAAGGATTGGCTATGTAACAGGTCCAAAACCACTCATTGACAGAGTCATTCTGCACATGCAAGTCTCAACAATGCACACCAGTGCTTTCTCCCAG attttaataTTGGAGTTGCTCAGTAAATGGGGAGTAGAAGGCTTTATGGAGCACATTGAAGG TGTAAAAAAGTTCTATCAGACTCAACGTGATGCATTACTTGCTTCTGCAGAAAAGTGGCTAACAG GTTTAGCAGAATGGCACAGCCCATCAGCAGGTATGTTCTTGTGGATTAGGATCAAAGATGTGCCAGATACCCATAAAATGATTATGCAGAAAGCAATTAGTAAAGAG ATTCTTCTGGTTCCTGGGTCAGCATTTAATCTAAACAGCGCAGATTCCAGTTCATATGTAAGAGCCTCTTTCTCACTGTCCTCTCCAGAGCAGATGGATGAA GGTTTCAAGAGATTGGCATCCCTCATTGTTGAAGAAACAAAGGCAAGAAGCTAA
- the aadat gene encoding kynurenine/alpha-aminoadipate aminotransferase, mitochondrial isoform X1, with product MSKGHNEHFKRKDMNYARFLNAVSAARRESPIRALTDRLATLPPSVISLAGGVPNPDTFPLKSASVNLSDGTKIDIGSTLMKRALQYSATAGVPELITWLKDLQKKLHNPPTMTYSPDKGKMELCVTSGSQEGLSKVFEMLVSPGDNVLLDAPTYSGTIAALKPLGCNLIGVPTDQHGIVPQALKDILSKWSPEDSGKPEKKNPKLLYTIPNGGNPTGASLSTERKIEIYQLAQQYDLIIIEDDPYYFLQFNKEFAPSFLSMDIDGRVIRADSMSKILSSGLRIGYVTGPKPLIDRVILHMQVSTMHTSAFSQILILELLSKWGVEGFMEHIEGVKKFYQTQRDALLASAEKWLTGLAEWHSPSAGMFLWIRIKDVPDTHKMIMQKAISKEILLVPGSAFNLNSADSSSYVRASFSLSSPEQMDEGFKRLASLIVEETKARS from the exons ATGTCCAAGGGGCACAATGAACACTTCAAAAGAAAAG ACATGAATTATGCACGCTTTCTCAACGCAGTGAGTGCTGCCAGAAGAGAATCTCCCATAAGAGCACTGA CTGATCGTTTGGCAACGTTGCCACCATCTGTGATATCTCTTGCCGGAGGAGTTCCCAATCCAGATACTTTTCCTCTGAAATCAGCCAGTGTGAATCTGAGTGATGGAACGAAGATTGATATTGGGTCAACCTTGATGAAGAGAGCTCTACAGTATTCAGCAACAGCTGG agtTCCGGAATTAATTACTTGGTTAAAAGATCTTCAGAAGAAGTTGCATAACCCACCAACAATGACTTACAGTCCTGACAAAGGGAAAATGGAGCTTTGTGTAACCTCTGGCAGCCAGGAGGGACTCTCTAAG GTATTTGAAATGCTTGTAAGCCCTGGGGACAATGTTCTTTTAGATGCACCAACCTATTCAGGAACAATTGCAGCG CTTAAACCATTGGGCTGCAACCTCATTGGTGTTCCAACTGACCAGCATGGCATTGTACCTCAAGCACTTAAAGATATTCTTTCAAAATGGAGTCCGGAAGATTCAGGCAAACCAGAAAAGAAAAATCCCAAACTCCTATATACAATTCCAAATGGTGGTAACCCAACTGGAGCCTCTCTTAGCACTGAACGTAAAATCGAAATCTACCAG CTTGCTCAACAATATGATCTAATTATTATTGAAGATGACCCCTATTACTTTCTTCAGTTTAACAAG GAGTTTGCCCCTTCTTTCCTTTCAATGGATATTGATGGTCGGGTTATCAGAGCTGACTCCATGTCAAAAATCCTGTCTTCTGG ACTAAGGATTGGCTATGTAACAGGTCCAAAACCACTCATTGACAGAGTCATTCTGCACATGCAAGTCTCAACAATGCACACCAGTGCTTTCTCCCAG attttaataTTGGAGTTGCTCAGTAAATGGGGAGTAGAAGGCTTTATGGAGCACATTGAAGG TGTAAAAAAGTTCTATCAGACTCAACGTGATGCATTACTTGCTTCTGCAGAAAAGTGGCTAACAG GTTTAGCAGAATGGCACAGCCCATCAGCAGGTATGTTCTTGTGGATTAGGATCAAAGATGTGCCAGATACCCATAAAATGATTATGCAGAAAGCAATTAGTAAAGAG ATTCTTCTGGTTCCTGGGTCAGCATTTAATCTAAACAGCGCAGATTCCAGTTCATATGTAAGAGCCTCTTTCTCACTGTCCTCTCCAGAGCAGATGGATGAA GGTTTCAAGAGATTGGCATCCCTCATTGTTGAAGAAACAAAGGCAAGAAGCTAA
- the aadat gene encoding kynurenine/alpha-aminoadipate aminotransferase, mitochondrial isoform X5 → MKGKRHELCTLSQRSECCQKRISHKSTEVPELITWLKDLQKKLHNPPTMTYSPDKGKMELCVTSGSQEGLSKVFEMLVSPGDNVLLDAPTYSGTIAALKPLGCNLIGVPTDQHGIVPQALKDILSKWSPEDSGKPEKKNPKLLYTIPNGGNPTGASLSTERKIEIYQLAQQYDLIIIEDDPYYFLQFNKEFAPSFLSMDIDGRVIRADSMSKILSSGLRIGYVTGPKPLIDRVILHMQVSTMHTSAFSQILILELLSKWGVEGFMEHIEGVKKFYQTQRDALLASAEKWLTGLAEWHSPSAGMFLWIRIKDVPDTHKMIMQKAISKEILLVPGSAFNLNSADSSSYVRASFSLSSPEQMDEGFKRLASLIVEETKARS, encoded by the exons atgaaGGGGAAGAG ACATGAATTATGCACGCTTTCTCAACGCAGTGAGTGCTGCCAGAAGAGAATCTCCCATAAGAGCACTGA agtTCCGGAATTAATTACTTGGTTAAAAGATCTTCAGAAGAAGTTGCATAACCCACCAACAATGACTTACAGTCCTGACAAAGGGAAAATGGAGCTTTGTGTAACCTCTGGCAGCCAGGAGGGACTCTCTAAG GTATTTGAAATGCTTGTAAGCCCTGGGGACAATGTTCTTTTAGATGCACCAACCTATTCAGGAACAATTGCAGCG CTTAAACCATTGGGCTGCAACCTCATTGGTGTTCCAACTGACCAGCATGGCATTGTACCTCAAGCACTTAAAGATATTCTTTCAAAATGGAGTCCGGAAGATTCAGGCAAACCAGAAAAGAAAAATCCCAAACTCCTATATACAATTCCAAATGGTGGTAACCCAACTGGAGCCTCTCTTAGCACTGAACGTAAAATCGAAATCTACCAG CTTGCTCAACAATATGATCTAATTATTATTGAAGATGACCCCTATTACTTTCTTCAGTTTAACAAG GAGTTTGCCCCTTCTTTCCTTTCAATGGATATTGATGGTCGGGTTATCAGAGCTGACTCCATGTCAAAAATCCTGTCTTCTGG ACTAAGGATTGGCTATGTAACAGGTCCAAAACCACTCATTGACAGAGTCATTCTGCACATGCAAGTCTCAACAATGCACACCAGTGCTTTCTCCCAG attttaataTTGGAGTTGCTCAGTAAATGGGGAGTAGAAGGCTTTATGGAGCACATTGAAGG TGTAAAAAAGTTCTATCAGACTCAACGTGATGCATTACTTGCTTCTGCAGAAAAGTGGCTAACAG GTTTAGCAGAATGGCACAGCCCATCAGCAGGTATGTTCTTGTGGATTAGGATCAAAGATGTGCCAGATACCCATAAAATGATTATGCAGAAAGCAATTAGTAAAGAG ATTCTTCTGGTTCCTGGGTCAGCATTTAATCTAAACAGCGCAGATTCCAGTTCATATGTAAGAGCCTCTTTCTCACTGTCCTCTCCAGAGCAGATGGATGAA GGTTTCAAGAGATTGGCATCCCTCATTGTTGAAGAAACAAAGGCAAGAAGCTAA
- the aadat gene encoding kynurenine/alpha-aminoadipate aminotransferase, mitochondrial isoform X3 — protein MPAGQLREPAREAQAQRHELCTLSQRSECCQKRISHKSTEVPELITWLKDLQKKLHNPPTMTYSPDKGKMELCVTSGSQEGLSKVFEMLVSPGDNVLLDAPTYSGTIAALKPLGCNLIGVPTDQHGIVPQALKDILSKWSPEDSGKPEKKNPKLLYTIPNGGNPTGASLSTERKIEIYQLAQQYDLIIIEDDPYYFLQFNKEFAPSFLSMDIDGRVIRADSMSKILSSGLRIGYVTGPKPLIDRVILHMQVSTMHTSAFSQILILELLSKWGVEGFMEHIEGVKKFYQTQRDALLASAEKWLTGLAEWHSPSAGMFLWIRIKDVPDTHKMIMQKAISKEILLVPGSAFNLNSADSSSYVRASFSLSSPEQMDEGFKRLASLIVEETKARS, from the exons ATGCCAGCCGGGCAGCTCAGGGAGCCAGCGAGAGAGGCTCAAGCTCAGAG ACATGAATTATGCACGCTTTCTCAACGCAGTGAGTGCTGCCAGAAGAGAATCTCCCATAAGAGCACTGA agtTCCGGAATTAATTACTTGGTTAAAAGATCTTCAGAAGAAGTTGCATAACCCACCAACAATGACTTACAGTCCTGACAAAGGGAAAATGGAGCTTTGTGTAACCTCTGGCAGCCAGGAGGGACTCTCTAAG GTATTTGAAATGCTTGTAAGCCCTGGGGACAATGTTCTTTTAGATGCACCAACCTATTCAGGAACAATTGCAGCG CTTAAACCATTGGGCTGCAACCTCATTGGTGTTCCAACTGACCAGCATGGCATTGTACCTCAAGCACTTAAAGATATTCTTTCAAAATGGAGTCCGGAAGATTCAGGCAAACCAGAAAAGAAAAATCCCAAACTCCTATATACAATTCCAAATGGTGGTAACCCAACTGGAGCCTCTCTTAGCACTGAACGTAAAATCGAAATCTACCAG CTTGCTCAACAATATGATCTAATTATTATTGAAGATGACCCCTATTACTTTCTTCAGTTTAACAAG GAGTTTGCCCCTTCTTTCCTTTCAATGGATATTGATGGTCGGGTTATCAGAGCTGACTCCATGTCAAAAATCCTGTCTTCTGG ACTAAGGATTGGCTATGTAACAGGTCCAAAACCACTCATTGACAGAGTCATTCTGCACATGCAAGTCTCAACAATGCACACCAGTGCTTTCTCCCAG attttaataTTGGAGTTGCTCAGTAAATGGGGAGTAGAAGGCTTTATGGAGCACATTGAAGG TGTAAAAAAGTTCTATCAGACTCAACGTGATGCATTACTTGCTTCTGCAGAAAAGTGGCTAACAG GTTTAGCAGAATGGCACAGCCCATCAGCAGGTATGTTCTTGTGGATTAGGATCAAAGATGTGCCAGATACCCATAAAATGATTATGCAGAAAGCAATTAGTAAAGAG ATTCTTCTGGTTCCTGGGTCAGCATTTAATCTAAACAGCGCAGATTCCAGTTCATATGTAAGAGCCTCTTTCTCACTGTCCTCTCCAGAGCAGATGGATGAA GGTTTCAAGAGATTGGCATCCCTCATTGTTGAAGAAACAAAGGCAAGAAGCTAA
- the aadat gene encoding kynurenine/alpha-aminoadipate aminotransferase, mitochondrial isoform X4, with product MPFSHLLVHILQHELCTLSQRSECCQKRISHKSTEVPELITWLKDLQKKLHNPPTMTYSPDKGKMELCVTSGSQEGLSKVFEMLVSPGDNVLLDAPTYSGTIAALKPLGCNLIGVPTDQHGIVPQALKDILSKWSPEDSGKPEKKNPKLLYTIPNGGNPTGASLSTERKIEIYQLAQQYDLIIIEDDPYYFLQFNKEFAPSFLSMDIDGRVIRADSMSKILSSGLRIGYVTGPKPLIDRVILHMQVSTMHTSAFSQILILELLSKWGVEGFMEHIEGVKKFYQTQRDALLASAEKWLTGLAEWHSPSAGMFLWIRIKDVPDTHKMIMQKAISKEILLVPGSAFNLNSADSSSYVRASFSLSSPEQMDEGFKRLASLIVEETKARS from the exons ATGCCATTTAGTCATCTGCTTGTGCATATATTgca ACATGAATTATGCACGCTTTCTCAACGCAGTGAGTGCTGCCAGAAGAGAATCTCCCATAAGAGCACTGA agtTCCGGAATTAATTACTTGGTTAAAAGATCTTCAGAAGAAGTTGCATAACCCACCAACAATGACTTACAGTCCTGACAAAGGGAAAATGGAGCTTTGTGTAACCTCTGGCAGCCAGGAGGGACTCTCTAAG GTATTTGAAATGCTTGTAAGCCCTGGGGACAATGTTCTTTTAGATGCACCAACCTATTCAGGAACAATTGCAGCG CTTAAACCATTGGGCTGCAACCTCATTGGTGTTCCAACTGACCAGCATGGCATTGTACCTCAAGCACTTAAAGATATTCTTTCAAAATGGAGTCCGGAAGATTCAGGCAAACCAGAAAAGAAAAATCCCAAACTCCTATATACAATTCCAAATGGTGGTAACCCAACTGGAGCCTCTCTTAGCACTGAACGTAAAATCGAAATCTACCAG CTTGCTCAACAATATGATCTAATTATTATTGAAGATGACCCCTATTACTTTCTTCAGTTTAACAAG GAGTTTGCCCCTTCTTTCCTTTCAATGGATATTGATGGTCGGGTTATCAGAGCTGACTCCATGTCAAAAATCCTGTCTTCTGG ACTAAGGATTGGCTATGTAACAGGTCCAAAACCACTCATTGACAGAGTCATTCTGCACATGCAAGTCTCAACAATGCACACCAGTGCTTTCTCCCAG attttaataTTGGAGTTGCTCAGTAAATGGGGAGTAGAAGGCTTTATGGAGCACATTGAAGG TGTAAAAAAGTTCTATCAGACTCAACGTGATGCATTACTTGCTTCTGCAGAAAAGTGGCTAACAG GTTTAGCAGAATGGCACAGCCCATCAGCAGGTATGTTCTTGTGGATTAGGATCAAAGATGTGCCAGATACCCATAAAATGATTATGCAGAAAGCAATTAGTAAAGAG ATTCTTCTGGTTCCTGGGTCAGCATTTAATCTAAACAGCGCAGATTCCAGTTCATATGTAAGAGCCTCTTTCTCACTGTCCTCTCCAGAGCAGATGGATGAA GGTTTCAAGAGATTGGCATCCCTCATTGTTGAAGAAACAAAGGCAAGAAGCTAA